The DNA segment ATATTTTATGGTTTCTTACAAAAAATCAACTTTTGTTATTTAAGTTTGTATTAGTTTTAACATCTTGACATtatacaaaaaaactgaatgttattgtttatttaaaagggaCAATGCACAAAACATTTATGGCACCAGGTTCTTTTCTAATTGGAGGCTGCCAGTCTATTAAAGTGATAAAACTCTTTGTCAAAAGATATTATGTAGTATTTGCAGAATTGTTCATAAANNNNNNNNNNatatatatatacactactttttcaaatatactATGTACAGTATAGAGCAAGTTTGGTAAAGCCAAGGTAAGTTGCCATGGGCACAGCCAGTGTCAAAAAGTACATATCATATTTCAGCAAcatacaaattaagatacagtCATTTTCTTAACAACAATTATTTCAATAACTTCAAATTTGCCATGGGATCTCCCCATATGATGAAAATGACCTATTTTCTTTTGGGGTTGGAGGGGGTGGATAGGCTTTTCACAAAGCAGAAAAGCATGATCAGCTCAAGACTACGCACACTGCCGTGCACAACTGGACAGACTGAGGAAGTCATTTGTCCCCAGGGCCATACGACtcacaaaagagaaaaggagagacagaCTTCCCTGCATAGTTTGTCTGCCTCTCCACCACTTCCACTACCTCctataacaaaagttatctacTGACTGTCCACTGGCCCACTGTTTACTGCTTGCACTATTTACACCTTACTATAGAGCACCTAATGCACAATATAATTGCCCTGTTACTGCAAGCGGCTCATGCTTATACATCCCTTAATACATTCAtgtgaattttttattttgtttagtaTCTTTTCCTTTATTATCCATATTATTCATGTAGATTTGTTTGTCATCCGGtaatgatgtatgtatgtatgtatgtatgtatgNNNNNNNNNNgtatgtatgtatgtatctatgtatgtatgtatctatctatctatcttttgcCTTTCCAGCTCCACTTTGCGATTACTGCCAATggtctgttatttatttttaccataATCTCTTCATTTGATGAATTAGCATGTTGCACCTTTAATAGGTGAAATCCAAACGACTACAACCAATAACCAATGCGAAGCCCCTGTGCAAGAGGGCAGTTCGGGTCAGATGCAGCTCGAAACTCTACCGCTGGGTGGCGCTGTTAAAAACACGTTCAAAGGGAAAAACCTTTTCCGGGACCCACTTCGCAGACAGGAAGTGGCCTTTGTTGACTACTCAAGGAAAAAGCAAGATGGCTAACCTGGACGTGGAGGATTTTATTCAGCAAAACAGAGCTTTGGCTGACCAGGTAGAAACATTTCGAGGTTACTGGGAGAGTGAAAAACACTGGCAGGCAAGGAGGGAGTTCATCCTACGGAACATAAGCGACTTTGAAGACCCGCATCTGGACCACCTGATCTCCCTGTCCATGGTTTGGGCCAACAACGTCTTCCTCGGCTGTCGGTGCGTAAACACAACGTGCTCTCGCGACCGCTACAGTTTAGCACAATTGCGCCCTTATCTAGCTAGCAGGTCTTTGTTGCTTTCTTTCCGGAGCTGGAGGAGATTATAACCTCCGCAGCTCTCTCTTAGCTACATTAACCCGTAATGTATCGAGTAGAGCGGAACGTCTGAGCCGTTTGTGTTCACCTTAAATAGATTTGCCAAACTCGTCAGAGAAGTCACGAAACTCACCTTGTGTTGGATGTTTTGGGTTCACAATCTTCTTCATCTCATAACGGGCTCACCGCTGCGTCCTGAAAACAAATGGGCCCCAGGCTGCACTTCTCTCAAATCAAACCGCAGATGAGAAAGATGAAGACCGTGTCTccatttttaaatcaaggctgtcTTTGCAAAACGAAAAAGATTATGATATGACACAAGCTGTCCACGGCCAGTTGTCAGTGGAGGTTTGGATTTGTGATTCCACTAGTGATATTTGAGATATAATGACTTACTGACCGATGTTAATTTAGCATCAAATGCACAGTGCTGTTTGATTTAAGGATGGGCAGTCCTGCAATAACTTTAACAATTGTTGCATTATAGCCCGGCCGATCGAAGATCAGAGGCCGATTTTCATAAATGCATAATAAAAGCAAACATTATTCATAATGTTCTAAAAAATGGAGGCACTTAAGATATGACAATCATAATGAATTATTTTGGTTAACTTTCTCTTAGTCAGCTTATCATTATAGCTACATTCATTTATCAATAACCACAATTATAATCTTTTAATGCTCTGTGCATCAATCTGGCATCAATTTCAGCAATATTCTCCCTTGTTTTTAGTACACTATTATCATTTAGGAAACTACGTGAACCACAGATGAATTAATGATGCTGAATCGTTGTGGGTACGAATATTAACGTTTCCTTCCACTAATGGCAGGTATAGCACAGAGCTCCTGGAGAAAGTGAAGGAAATGGCTGAAGGCGTCGTGGTGGAGGACGCACCGGTCTTCAAGACAAGAGATGAGATTATGAAGAAGCAACAGGTACGTTTgtggacacacatgcacacacacagatttgttGACAGGAAAAATCCCTCAtttattcctcttttcttttcttctcatcACAGGGTCGATGACCGACATTAACCCTTCTGTTCGTGTCGGATGAAGCCTGAAGCCTGATGGGACTCAGCTGTTCTGTGCATACAGGCTGTGCTTTTAACAAGTCGGGCCACTTTTCACGTGCTGTTACAATCTTACACTGTTTCTAAACAGTGTAAGATTGCAACACCGTGATGGTAATTGATATGATCAGAGTGTACACatcaaaaatctttttattaaCAAAAGCAGAGATATTGTGTTATTCTGCATTTTATTGTATAGACACAACAAAGATGTCTTTGACAGTGTGGGAGCTTCACTGCTCAtccatttttacactttttttttttttaaagcgtaatcattgttttttgtattgtttttaaaaagaaattttagATGAAAGATGACACAATTTTGTCATGTGTTTAGCACAATAAATAACTTCCTTTCTTCTCATggattgtattttttgtttgtattttccaAGACAGATCATAGTGGTTCTGTGCCGTTAGACTTTCTGAGTAATCAAACAACTTAGGACATATCACTACCGCAAAGCTCATGGTCTTAACAAAACTAGAACAAAGCAGCACATTTCTGTAATTTTCTTAGTTACGGGTTGGTTTTGCAtctcatattatgctttctcccttcatcttttttattcacgttataggtttacaaagtgaaaaccCCCAAAGTGACTtaccatcttccagagaaaacactgttcacaaacagctctgttgtagtccagccatTACCTCTGttactttgtaacacgttataatgctcgtcAACTGCTAGCGTAGCACGCCCTCATGGTCAGCCACTGACAAGCTAGCGGTATTTACTGTGCATATGCAACTCCCAAAAAGATGGAACAGACGtgcgatgcctcactctgtagctaaaacagagctcaacacacagggtgaaaagaggagctgcagtatgacaaaaatatggtgttttctgaaaataaacaaatctattctggtacaacctctaaatacaattatgaacctgaaaattagcatatgagcactttaatactTAATCTTCATGTTTGAATTCATCTGCTGGCAGAGTTTTTCCTTCTCAAAAGAACATGATAAATACTTCCGAGCACAAACCCAACCCTTATGACCAGAAAGGAAattatattaaacattaaaattgGAAAAGGATTGGGTTGGTTTTAACAATTTCTCACAAATAGAACTGAACAAGCATTGACAGAGCAGAACTCTTTCCTCTAATTACTCATCACCTTTTCACCATAGTGACTGTTACTGTACTACAGGAAACCGTGAGGACAAAAGAGTTAGAACAATTTCCCACCGTCAaaagaacagagaaaaaaaactgtctcaaactctgaaaaatgtgttttattatgtttatacaGCATATTCTTATAAgtatacatatttttgtttaattcacAAAATCTTTATAACATATCCCTTCTGCTTTTTAAGTGAAATAAGTCACTAGCCACGATATGAACTTTACTGTCTCAGAAAAGAGTACACTTTGTTTTATGATGACTGTTTTCCATGTATTATTTAGCTAGATTTGGGCAGGGTGAAGTAATGACTATACTCAAGCGGTCTTTTAATAGGGTatcagaaacaaacaaaacaggtgATTTCACACTCTTGAAACTGCATGCAAATTCATTTCCGCTAATGTTTCTTTTAGAGCAAAAAAGACTGGACTGCACTGCTTATATCCTCTGCTCATTTGTTAATTTATATGTCAGCTGTGTCATTTCAAGAGAAGGCTCAAAAGCACTGACTCTTCATTTACGACCGTCACAGGCAACAAAGCATTTGAAAGTCGTTTGCTTTCTGTGGTGGATGAAACTGGAAAACCACGTGGGCGCAGTTCTAAGATGAGCTGTCAGCAGAGGGAGCTGACAACAGTTCAACTCTAGTTCTGCATTTATCTTCTTTTTCGGagttaaataatgaaatgtaacAAAGGTGTATTACAGAAAACCAGCAGACTGTAACAAAACATATTGTAGAAGAAAATcatgttcttatttttttttttaccaacggCACCCTGATTCTATTTGCCGGTCTCCTTCGCAGCTTGCTACCGCTGTCGTCTAAGCCCTGTTAGCCACGAATGCACCATAATAGAAATGATATAGCACCACCATTCAAGAAAATCTTAAAAGTACTGTTGAACTCCTGAGCTCAGGGGCTCCGATGCTCTACACacattttgattacatttaATAAAGAAAGACACGGGGGGCAAAGGACAGCAGTGGGAACATGGACTCACTTAGCTAACTTAagaaaaattaaatgattttagTGAATACAGTATTTCCTTGGCTCAGCCGGAATTCCTACGTCCTCTTCTACTAAGCCTGTTCTCCACGTTGGGATCCACAGTCCACGTTTATCCTGTCCCATCCTGGTGTTAATATTTACTTTCCCATAGCACTCCCTCTCCAACCTACTCTTCTACCTTGGAGCAGAAACGATGGAATAAAAGCTCAGAGCTGCTTTGCCAGGGAGTCATGATTCACCAGTGCAAGGGAGACTTGGCGCTGTTGCAGCCTGTGACGTCTGTAAGCCCAAACCTACGGTGTCTCTTAAAATAACAGATATGCTGGAACAGATCAGAAATAGTTCTTTATAAGCTGCATCTGTGGCTGACTTTGGAGAATAACAATGATAGTGACTCTGAAAGGCATATTCTGGGTTGTTATTCTTCAAAATATGCGGATTTGGTCATCAACCTGCCCTTTCCAAAACAGTCAAGTTGTGTGCACACCAGcagacattacaaaaaaagaggaaaaaaaccccaaacttAAACATTAACAGCCTCAATCCAACCAAACAACGaatatatattacaaattaTGTTAGCAATAACTTATTTCACAtcatgcaataaaaaaagtaaaattaggacaaaaacacaaatataagaTTGATTTCCCCTCCCTATTTATccttaaatgtattgaaaagcAAGTTAATGTCCATTCTGATTTGGTTGTTctcttgatgtttttgtttttttaattccttttttcaGGGTGGCACTTGAGTACTTCCAATATGGTTGCTGTTTTTTCTTGATGAGGTAAAAATGAAAGACTAAAAGGATGATGGAGAGAGGTTGGTGGAGATGAGGGAAGCTCAGACGTCCACCCAGCTCTGCTCCACGATGGCCGTCACCCTCTTCTCGTACTCCCTCTTGTTTTCCTGATAGAGCTGTGCGGCCTGACTGTTGGCCGGGCTATTGGGGTTTGGCTCATCCAGCAACGACTGGCGGAAAAATGTTAGAAAAgtgataaacaaaaaatatccaCCTGATCTTATCAGCATTAAATAACCAGGACAGATTATTTGAATTGTTGGAAAATGATTGTATTTGTTGTATTCACACAAGCAGTTGAGTTGCATCCAATAACAGACT comes from the Etheostoma spectabile isolate EspeVRDwgs_2016 chromosome 13, UIUC_Espe_1.0, whole genome shotgun sequence genome and includes:
- the cdkn2aipnl gene encoding CDKN2AIP N-terminal-like protein produces the protein MANLDVEDFIQQNRALADQVETFRGYWESEKHWQARREFILRNISDFEDPHLDHLISLSMVWANNVFLGCRYSTELLEKVKEMAEGVVVEDAPVFKTRDEIMKKQQGR